A genome region from Fervidobacterium changbaicum includes the following:
- a CDS encoding glycosyltransferase family 4 protein has product MRILMISDTYLPQINGVATSIYLSKKYLEMRGHEVYIVAPVKPEGEDKALVVPGIPFLLEKQHKVVFANHIKIIEFALANKIEIIHSHDPMALGMRALKVQKDLKLPHVHTYHTLLTEYRHYVPPPFTPDRRTVEEFSKWFCNKVNTVIAPTEEIKRELISYGVQRPIEVVPTGIDTIEFSKPPEKDIRRGYSIPQDAVLLMYAGRLAKEKNLGFLSKVVSRYMHNEPNVWFLIVGDGPERKELENFFQDEGLSERVVFAGYVPHKEIKDYYKAADLFVFASLTETQGLVVLEALASGIPVVAIAYKGIANVLVNGEGAITTGIDEEEFYNAIITALEKKDELRKRGIEYVEKHWSMNTMADRLEVIYQRALKEGFIDFHMPSIINTSLQLKLNAIFKRLIELFE; this is encoded by the coding sequence ATGAGAATACTTATGATTTCAGACACATACCTACCACAAATTAACGGTGTAGCGACTTCGATTTATTTATCAAAAAAATATTTGGAAATGCGGGGGCATGAGGTCTACATTGTAGCACCCGTTAAACCGGAAGGAGAAGACAAGGCCCTCGTTGTACCAGGTATTCCTTTTCTTCTAGAAAAGCAGCACAAAGTCGTCTTTGCAAACCACATAAAGATAATAGAATTCGCGCTTGCGAACAAGATAGAGATAATCCACAGCCATGATCCTATGGCACTCGGTATGCGAGCTTTAAAAGTGCAAAAAGACTTGAAATTGCCCCATGTTCATACCTATCATACACTATTGACCGAATATAGGCATTACGTACCACCGCCGTTTACACCGGACAGACGGACAGTTGAGGAATTCTCTAAGTGGTTTTGCAACAAGGTCAACACCGTTATAGCACCAACGGAAGAAATAAAACGTGAACTCATATCGTACGGCGTGCAAAGGCCTATCGAGGTTGTACCGACAGGCATCGATACAATAGAGTTTTCCAAGCCACCTGAAAAGGACATCCGTAGAGGATACAGCATACCACAGGACGCTGTACTGTTAATGTACGCAGGAAGGCTCGCAAAAGAAAAGAATCTGGGATTTCTTTCAAAAGTGGTTTCACGCTACATGCACAATGAACCCAATGTTTGGTTCTTAATCGTTGGAGATGGACCTGAACGGAAAGAGCTTGAGAACTTCTTCCAAGACGAAGGGCTATCAGAAAGGGTTGTCTTTGCCGGATACGTTCCACATAAGGAAATAAAAGATTACTACAAAGCCGCTGATCTATTCGTATTTGCATCACTTACAGAAACACAAGGTCTGGTCGTTTTAGAAGCTTTGGCAAGCGGTATACCCGTCGTCGCAATAGCTTACAAAGGCATTGCAAACGTGCTTGTAAATGGCGAAGGAGCCATAACCACGGGTATCGATGAAGAAGAGTTCTACAATGCGATAATCACTGCCCTTGAAAAGAAGGATGAACTACGAAAAAGAGGCATAGAATATGTCGAAAAGCACTGGTCAATGAACACCATGGCTGACAGGTTAGAGGTGATCTATCAAAGGGCTTTGAAAGAAGGGTTTATAGACTTCCATATGCCATCCATAATAAACACTTCCTTGCAACTGAAACTCAACGCCATATTTAAAAGGCTCATAGAACTGTTTGAATAA
- a CDS encoding efflux RND transporter permease subunit, which yields MERFAKWYIETILNKQKQVIITLFIISVSLGLYAVLGLRINADITGLAPKEDPRFQDLVKYTSEKLTSNTLIVAVDGLKEHNPDDVAQKLKDLFEKTSYINQAEPFDNPETLVKYGLLSLGEGTISDTVRYYRSLTNVEPKTLVDFRFWRNIGSALYDLNNYIENIVQKSGIKKYYLISPDKELLVMNFSMTKPMSDVKFVTGAIQELKKLSKNFEAQNKVKVYFTGGVMSTYEANVQASKDFTLTTFISLGAIVAIIIIGFGNLLELLILSTGLLMAMGIALGLIALFLKELNIVTTFVNAMLLGMGIDYAMYIVTRIQERFNIEGISRQSIIAAFIENFRPSFISMITTALAFLGMLLSPSDAIKQMGFSIALGVVVYFFVFSTLVPIAHDRFISKFKGRQRETYVRIVDIIRKNRILMVSTMVLTVILAAIGVFSILNFSYTTSSLIPKKSETNITSELIAKKFGSIASSDIAIAEETSEKLHSAIQKLKDAGLITSDFSILTFIQNPEKIAEEKSNIYVQVLEITNTPFLEILFRKYGLYESFVSTVDVIKNITTTEDLFKLMEKDIPSLFYQDIQGKKYLLAHITPAMDIWSNNNIKKFFESVKVLGDIRVYGYTALFYGIIEELLRSTVWVFGIVFLIEFIVLYIDFRSTLKASRILTLTILNTLAAFGISYLMGIKTTFITFIVLPIFLGIGVDSFVELDHSIRYGKESVIKTEKAIIMSVLTTVASFGSFIFAQGQLLREFGFVTSAGLIGALLISFFWYLNSAEKSYQKAARSKLSTSNDEQGDKQ from the coding sequence TTGGAAAGGTTTGCCAAGTGGTATATCGAAACCATTCTAAATAAGCAAAAACAAGTCATAATCACATTGTTCATTATTTCGGTTTCGCTCGGACTGTACGCTGTTCTCGGTCTTAGAATAAACGCGGACATCACGGGATTAGCACCTAAAGAAGATCCAAGGTTTCAAGACCTTGTGAAATACACTTCTGAAAAGTTGACTTCTAATACCCTTATTGTGGCTGTCGATGGTCTAAAAGAGCACAATCCAGATGATGTCGCACAAAAACTCAAAGACCTTTTCGAAAAGACTTCATACATAAACCAAGCAGAGCCTTTTGATAACCCAGAAACCTTGGTAAAATATGGACTGCTCTCTTTAGGTGAAGGAACAATAAGCGACACTGTTAGGTACTACCGTTCCCTTACCAATGTGGAACCAAAGACACTCGTAGATTTCAGATTTTGGAGAAACATTGGTTCTGCCCTATACGATTTGAACAATTATATAGAAAACATAGTTCAAAAAAGTGGTATAAAAAAGTACTACTTAATCTCTCCCGATAAAGAGCTGTTGGTTATGAACTTCTCTATGACAAAACCAATGTCCGATGTAAAATTTGTCACAGGAGCTATACAAGAGTTGAAAAAATTGTCCAAGAATTTCGAAGCTCAGAACAAGGTCAAGGTTTATTTCACCGGCGGAGTCATGTCTACTTACGAGGCAAACGTTCAAGCTTCGAAAGATTTCACACTAACAACTTTCATATCGTTGGGGGCCATAGTGGCTATAATAATCATTGGCTTTGGCAACTTACTCGAACTTTTGATTCTCTCAACAGGCCTTCTCATGGCAATGGGTATAGCCCTTGGCCTTATAGCCTTGTTTTTGAAAGAACTGAACATAGTAACCACTTTTGTCAACGCCATGTTACTTGGAATGGGTATAGACTACGCGATGTATATCGTTACAAGAATACAAGAACGATTCAACATTGAAGGTATCTCACGCCAGAGTATTATTGCTGCCTTTATTGAGAACTTTAGGCCGTCTTTTATATCTATGATAACAACAGCACTAGCATTTCTCGGAATGCTTTTAAGTCCTTCCGATGCTATTAAACAGATGGGTTTTTCGATCGCTCTTGGCGTAGTAGTTTATTTCTTCGTCTTTAGCACGCTGGTCCCCATAGCCCATGATAGATTCATCTCGAAATTCAAGGGAAGACAGAGGGAAACGTACGTGAGGATAGTTGATATAATAAGAAAAAATCGGATACTCATGGTATCAACCATGGTTCTCACTGTTATCTTGGCAGCTATAGGTGTATTTTCCATTTTGAACTTTTCATACACAACTTCAAGCTTGATACCTAAGAAGTCAGAAACAAATATCACAAGCGAGCTTATAGCTAAAAAATTCGGTAGCATTGCTTCAAGTGACATAGCAATAGCAGAAGAAACTTCGGAAAAGCTGCACAGCGCGATTCAAAAGCTCAAAGACGCAGGTTTGATAACATCCGACTTTTCTATATTAACATTCATCCAAAACCCAGAAAAAATAGCTGAGGAAAAATCGAATATCTACGTCCAGGTACTTGAGATAACCAACACGCCATTTTTAGAGATTTTGTTCAGAAAATACGGCTTATACGAAAGCTTCGTTTCAACAGTGGATGTGATAAAAAATATCACCACAACCGAAGACCTCTTCAAATTAATGGAAAAGGACATCCCGAGTCTTTTCTACCAAGATATCCAAGGCAAGAAGTATCTACTTGCGCACATAACACCTGCAATGGACATCTGGAGTAACAATAATATCAAAAAGTTCTTTGAGTCAGTTAAGGTTCTTGGAGATATAAGGGTGTACGGCTACACCGCCCTTTTTTATGGTATCATCGAAGAGCTGTTAAGGTCCACTGTATGGGTATTTGGCATAGTTTTTTTGATAGAATTTATAGTGCTTTACATAGATTTTAGAAGCACTTTGAAGGCATCACGTATATTGACACTGACAATATTGAACACACTTGCTGCCTTTGGTATTTCTTACCTTATGGGTATAAAAACAACTTTCATCACGTTTATCGTCTTGCCGATTTTTCTTGGGATAGGTGTTGATAGCTTTGTAGAATTAGACCACAGTATTCGGTATGGAAAAGAGAGTGTTATAAAAACGGAAAAAGCGATTATAATGAGTGTGCTCACGACTGTTGCGTCTTTTGGCAGCTTCATATTTGCGCAAGGGCAACTGCTGAGGGAATTTGGTTTTGTCACATCCGCAGGTCTTATAGGTGCCCTGCTTATTTCATTCTTCTGGTACCTAAATTCTGCAGAAAAGTCTTACCAGAAAGCAGCTAGGAGTAAACTATCAACTTCTAATGATGAGCAGGGGGATAAACAATGA
- a CDS encoding S41 family peptidase, whose product MKSVFKGFLSYVFLAVVVIASSLILSGASDKELLNYISPLYETLYRINYFYYDIKNVKFDKLIDSAIDGMVKGLGDDFSYYYPPSQMTEQQIEMEGQYGGLGIEVTYDSENRAVKVVSPMYGTPAWRAGLQAGDLIIGIDDQPVSEMEYMEAVNKMRGKPGTSVKLTIKRGNNIIEVTIVREIIQIIPVKSGITEYNKTKIGYVLITKFNEPVPSELQKALRKLYDQKIDALILDLRNNPGGLLDVAINVANQFLDAGKIIVSVKDRDGKITERYISEGNNYPKVPMAVLVNNGSASASEIVAGALKENNRAVLIGQKTFGKGSVQRGFPLSNGGTVFLTIAHYLTPSGKDIHKVGIEPNLKVEETQGATNTTVRKMDAKTYTLTEIEVDQNDPVVKVALDYLVKQIKNEQ is encoded by the coding sequence ATGAAAAGCGTTTTTAAGGGTTTTCTTTCTTACGTTTTCTTGGCTGTTGTGGTTATCGCATCGAGCTTGATACTATCAGGAGCATCGGACAAGGAACTACTCAATTACATTTCTCCACTCTACGAGACGCTTTACAGAATTAATTACTTTTACTACGACATTAAGAATGTAAAATTCGACAAGCTCATCGATTCTGCAATAGACGGTATGGTAAAAGGACTCGGAGATGACTTCAGTTACTACTATCCTCCATCTCAGATGACTGAGCAGCAGATAGAGATGGAAGGTCAGTACGGTGGACTTGGTATTGAAGTTACGTACGACAGTGAGAACAGAGCTGTTAAGGTTGTAAGCCCAATGTACGGAACCCCGGCTTGGAGAGCGGGATTGCAGGCGGGAGACCTTATCATAGGCATCGATGACCAACCTGTGAGTGAAATGGAATACATGGAAGCTGTAAATAAGATGAGAGGAAAACCCGGTACTTCTGTAAAACTTACCATAAAACGTGGAAACAACATTATTGAAGTTACTATAGTTCGTGAAATCATTCAGATAATCCCTGTCAAATCCGGTATAACCGAGTATAACAAAACCAAGATAGGTTACGTACTTATAACTAAATTCAACGAGCCTGTCCCTTCAGAACTTCAAAAAGCACTCAGGAAACTCTACGATCAAAAGATCGATGCTTTGATTTTGGACCTGCGCAACAACCCTGGTGGATTACTCGACGTAGCAATCAACGTGGCCAATCAATTTTTGGATGCAGGTAAAATTATCGTATCTGTAAAAGACAGGGATGGAAAAATCACCGAGCGTTACATCAGTGAAGGCAACAACTATCCAAAGGTACCGATGGCCGTTCTTGTAAATAACGGTTCTGCTTCCGCTTCAGAAATTGTAGCTGGCGCTCTGAAAGAGAACAACAGGGCGGTACTTATCGGTCAAAAGACGTTTGGAAAAGGTTCCGTGCAAAGAGGATTCCCTCTGAGTAATGGTGGGACCGTCTTTTTGACGATCGCTCACTATTTAACACCATCCGGCAAGGATATACACAAAGTTGGCATCGAACCAAATCTCAAAGTCGAAGAAACTCAAGGAGCTACAAACACGACCGTCAGAAAGATGGATGCGAAAACATACACGTTAACCGAAATAGAAGTAGACCAAAATGACCCCGTTGTCAAAGTTGCACTTGATTACCTTGTAAAACAGATAAAAAATGAACAATGA
- the iscB gene encoding RNA-guided endonuclease IscB, with the protein MVFVISKDGKPLMPTKRLGKVRRLLKQGLAKVVNREPFTIQLLYETTNYTQPVTVGIDTGSKVVGVSAVTDKEEIFSAEVQLRQDIKKLLLERRQHRRFRRYRKTRYRKPRFLNRRKEDGWLPPSLQWKVDAHVRIVNKLSKIIPITKVVVEVAPFDIQKVQNPDIEAKDYQNGPQKGFSDVRDYCLWRAGYKSELSGKTGILEIHHIIPRSEGGTDAPNNLIVLTTQEHKMLHEGKIKIPKSRLEQIKVFKHVAHVSTIGWHIVNKLRQNYHVEITYGSITKEKRILYGLEKSHRDDALVIAGGNIQERASEWYFGKFFRRQNRSLHKANPIKGGKRPINTVKQVRGFRRFDKVECEGEKGIITGLRSSGYFSISSLSGEKISDSVKYTKLRLIERAKTLMFERRERATCSWLKPRVSVARFHEHTNDIASS; encoded by the coding sequence ATGGTATTCGTGATTTCAAAAGATGGAAAACCACTAATGCCAACAAAAAGGCTTGGAAAGGTTAGAAGGCTCTTGAAACAAGGACTGGCGAAGGTAGTGAACAGAGAACCATTTACCATCCAGCTTTTGTACGAAACAACAAACTACACACAACCTGTTACCGTTGGAATAGACACAGGCTCTAAGGTTGTAGGTGTATCTGCCGTCACTGACAAAGAAGAGATATTCTCTGCAGAAGTCCAGCTTAGACAAGATATCAAAAAGTTACTACTTGAGCGCAGGCAACATAGAAGGTTCAGAAGATACAGAAAAACAAGATATCGCAAACCCAGATTTCTAAACAGACGAAAGGAAGATGGTTGGTTGCCTCCAAGTTTGCAGTGGAAAGTAGACGCGCACGTCAGGATAGTAAACAAGCTCAGCAAAATAATACCGATAACAAAAGTCGTTGTGGAAGTTGCACCGTTTGATATCCAGAAAGTACAAAATCCAGACATAGAAGCAAAAGACTACCAAAATGGTCCGCAGAAAGGATTTAGCGATGTAAGAGATTACTGCCTTTGGAGAGCTGGATACAAGTCTGAACTGTCTGGTAAAACTGGAATACTGGAAATCCACCACATTATTCCAAGAAGCGAAGGTGGTACAGATGCACCGAACAATTTAATAGTGCTAACAACACAAGAACACAAGATGTTGCACGAAGGCAAGATAAAGATACCTAAATCAAGATTAGAGCAAATAAAGGTGTTTAAGCACGTAGCTCACGTTTCAACGATTGGGTGGCACATAGTCAACAAACTCAGGCAAAACTACCATGTCGAAATCACGTATGGTAGTATTACGAAAGAAAAACGGATTCTGTATGGACTTGAGAAGTCTCACAGAGATGACGCGTTAGTAATAGCTGGTGGGAATATTCAAGAAAGAGCAAGCGAATGGTACTTCGGTAAATTCTTCAGGCGACAAAACAGGTCGCTTCACAAAGCCAATCCGATTAAGGGCGGGAAAAGACCAATTAACACAGTTAAGCAAGTGAGAGGGTTTAGAAGGTTTGATAAAGTTGAGTGTGAAGGTGAGAAAGGGATAATAACAGGTTTAAGAAGCAGCGGATATTTTTCGATAAGTAGTCTTAGTGGAGAAAAGATAAGTGACAGTGTAAAGTATACAAAATTAAGGCTAATTGAGAGAGCTAAAACGTTGATGTTCGAAAGGAGGGAAAGGGCTACTTGTTCATGGCTAAAGCCACGTGTATCCGTAGCCCGGTTTCATGAACACACAAACGATATTGCGAGTTCCTAA
- a CDS encoding tRNA (adenine-N1)-methyltransferase produces the protein MIKDGDRVLLYGEDGTKFLVRVEAGKKKGTHLGVVEFDKIIGKNYGDIITIGKTSKSYYLLQPTYIDDIFSMKRKTQIVYPKDSSYIVMKLDIKPGSRVIDTGVGSGAMCAAMARLVGEEGKVYAYERREDFYKLATQNLTEWGLVNRVELKLRDIAFGFDETNVDALLLDVPDPENYIQVCWEALAGGGRIGVICPTVNQVSMVLEKMYELPFIDVEVWESLMRQFKPYPNRLRPVDRMVAHTTYMIFARKVNALAKGKAETKGQPPTT, from the coding sequence TTGATAAAAGACGGAGATAGAGTCTTACTCTATGGAGAAGATGGGACAAAATTCCTTGTGAGAGTAGAAGCAGGGAAGAAAAAAGGTACGCACCTTGGTGTTGTTGAATTTGATAAGATAATCGGGAAAAATTACGGCGATATAATTACGATTGGTAAGACAAGCAAATCTTACTACCTCCTGCAACCTACCTATATCGACGACATATTCTCGATGAAAAGGAAGACTCAAATAGTTTATCCAAAGGATTCAAGCTACATTGTTATGAAATTAGATATCAAACCAGGCAGTAGGGTTATTGATACTGGCGTTGGAAGCGGTGCAATGTGCGCTGCAATGGCAAGGCTTGTTGGAGAAGAAGGGAAGGTCTACGCGTACGAAAGACGCGAAGACTTCTACAAACTCGCAACCCAGAACCTTACAGAATGGGGACTTGTAAACAGAGTTGAATTGAAACTCCGTGATATCGCATTCGGATTTGACGAAACAAATGTGGATGCTCTACTTTTGGACGTACCAGATCCAGAGAACTACATTCAGGTGTGCTGGGAGGCACTTGCCGGCGGTGGTCGAATAGGTGTAATCTGTCCAACGGTCAATCAGGTCTCCATGGTACTTGAGAAGATGTACGAACTACCGTTTATCGATGTAGAAGTGTGGGAATCGTTGATGAGACAATTCAAACCATATCCAAATAGATTAAGACCAGTCGACAGGATGGTCGCACACACAACTTATATGATCTTTGCCAGAAAGGTGAACGCACTTGCAAAAGGTAAAGCAGAAACAAAAGGTCAACCACCCACCACTTAA
- the amrA gene encoding AmmeMemoRadiSam system protein A: MIGEHPYVKWAIEVIENYVKHKRAIEPHEGLPKELFERRAGCFVTLHNLDGSLRGCIGTFVPVRENLAYEIRDNAIAAATRDPRFPPVQPYELDNIVVNVDVLNPYEPVESISELDPKKYGIIVQKGWRRGLLLPDIEGVDTVEEQIRIAKLKAGIFDDDFEIYKFTVERYR, from the coding sequence GTGATTGGAGAACATCCTTATGTAAAGTGGGCAATTGAAGTCATTGAAAATTACGTTAAACACAAAAGAGCTATCGAACCACACGAAGGACTTCCAAAGGAACTTTTCGAAAGAAGGGCAGGTTGTTTTGTAACATTGCATAACTTGGATGGTTCATTGAGGGGATGTATAGGAACTTTTGTTCCTGTGCGTGAAAACCTCGCGTACGAAATACGTGACAATGCAATAGCAGCTGCGACAAGAGATCCGAGGTTTCCGCCTGTGCAACCTTATGAATTAGACAACATCGTAGTCAATGTTGATGTTCTAAACCCATACGAACCTGTGGAAAGCATCTCAGAGCTTGATCCAAAAAAATACGGGATAATCGTCCAAAAAGGATGGAGAAGAGGGCTACTTTTACCGGACATAGAAGGCGTAGACACAGTTGAAGAGCAAATCCGAATAGCCAAACTCAAAGCTGGGATATTCGATGATGATTTCGAAATATACAAATTCACAGTCGAAAGATACCGATGA
- a CDS encoding DDE-type integrase/transposase/recombinase, whose translation MQNSVVSCPKCGSTNIYKNGHDKYGNQQYFCKDCKRTFRLVHSKKHKLFSFPYPKCPVCGKTMQIHKIKKAFVKFRCRSCHTRDEIPTNLPQFVPLPFDSFKFFRFPIFIVLKAFVLYFKAVSLRSIRDSLNIKVSHVAIYKWILKLSCFFSILVPVDAFKVHGDETVVLFKSKKYYVWFLVDHETNLIVAWHVSKYRDMGQVKILLEKFFGNNERTIELITDGLGAYGAVKILYKNINHIVVRLGQNNQCESKFSLFQDFVRAKRGFKNIDNLPMYVNSFCVVRNLLKLNGNDIARVMSVLLSSITTS comes from the coding sequence ATGCAAAATTCTGTAGTCTCTTGCCCCAAATGCGGCTCTACCAACATCTACAAAAACGGTCATGATAAGTACGGTAACCAACAATACTTTTGCAAAGACTGTAAGCGCACTTTCAGACTTGTTCATTCAAAAAAACACAAGCTCTTCTCTTTCCCTTATCCTAAATGCCCTGTCTGTGGAAAAACTATGCAAATCCACAAAATCAAAAAAGCCTTCGTTAAGTTCCGTTGCCGTTCTTGCCATACCAGAGACGAAATCCCAACTAACTTACCTCAATTTGTCCCTCTTCCTTTCGACTCTTTCAAGTTCTTCCGTTTCCCTATCTTTATTGTCCTTAAAGCCTTCGTCCTTTATTTCAAAGCTGTGTCCTTGCGTTCCATCAGAGACTCACTTAATATCAAAGTCTCTCATGTCGCTATCTACAAGTGGATCCTTAAGTTGTCTTGTTTCTTTTCCATCCTCGTTCCTGTAGATGCTTTCAAAGTCCATGGTGATGAAACTGTCGTTTTGTTTAAATCCAAAAAGTACTATGTTTGGTTCTTAGTTGACCATGAGACGAATCTCATTGTTGCTTGGCATGTATCCAAATATCGCGATATGGGTCAAGTGAAGATATTGTTAGAGAAGTTCTTTGGTAACAACGAAAGAACAATCGAACTAATTACAGATGGACTTGGTGCATATGGTGCAGTGAAGATACTATACAAGAATATCAATCATATTGTTGTGAGACTTGGGCAAAACAATCAATGTGAATCGAAGTTTTCGTTATTCCAAGACTTTGTACGAGCCAAGCGTGGATTTAAGAATATTGACAATCTTCCAATGTACGTAAACAGTTTTTGTGTAGTGAGAAATCTCTTGAAACTGAACGGGAATGATATTGCGCGTGTTATGAGTGTTCTATTGTCTTCCATCACTACAAGTTAA
- a CDS encoding DUF6115 domain-containing protein yields the protein MSAFHWFVVLASISSLIFAWATYILESFKKRTEKSEIDEEEEKLVELIGKVRIFVDSKLEQLEKKMEEAKNLIKELNEQYVSLATLAVQLQNQLQNLTSTDVNTEFSSSKTGGLREERSGKSSGSDVEISPDEKALIQGYIFKNVPSNSAQPSSRKESSKKEDEYSDYEGIQDVDGVDEPEQNKKEVLIFDMYLSGLEPVEIAKKMKMGVGEVQLIIDLMKRQRP from the coding sequence ATGTCAGCTTTCCACTGGTTTGTAGTTTTAGCCTCAATAAGTTCACTAATATTTGCCTGGGCTACGTATATATTGGAAAGCTTCAAGAAGAGAACTGAAAAGAGCGAAATAGATGAAGAGGAAGAAAAGCTTGTAGAACTGATAGGAAAGGTAAGAATATTCGTAGATTCAAAATTGGAACAACTTGAAAAGAAAATGGAGGAAGCAAAGAATCTGATAAAGGAACTGAACGAACAATACGTATCCTTAGCTACTTTGGCTGTTCAGCTTCAAAATCAGTTACAAAACTTAACCAGCACTGATGTAAATACGGAATTCTCAAGTTCAAAAACTGGCGGGCTGAGGGAAGAAAGAAGCGGAAAATCCTCCGGTTCCGATGTTGAGATATCTCCAGACGAAAAGGCGTTAATTCAAGGATATATCTTCAAAAACGTTCCATCCAACTCAGCACAACCATCATCGAGGAAAGAGAGCTCAAAAAAAGAAGATGAGTACTCAGATTACGAGGGAATACAAGATGTCGATGGAGTTGATGAACCAGAACAAAACAAGAAAGAAGTGCTCATATTTGACATGTATCTCAGTGGCTTAGAGCCCGTGGAAATTGCCAAAAAGATGAAGATGGGTGTGGGAGAAGTTCAACTAATAATCGACCTCATGAAGAGGCAAAGACCTTGA
- a CDS encoding DUF4897 domain-containing protein translates to MGNKTMIYLLMLIVLFFLITDILTLMFRSPNFTVEYYNSDIIAGYEDNATITTVSGLKFKSDKKKEEYIKTYKQTSLDTFKKYFSEVSDEIGKKIEVIDFKSTMDDKESILEITETVVLSGIVQKSDSSYILDMGQIRMNSVANSTLKVHLPEDAEIETVEPTPTKNLGTLLVWSGEDIKTFPKVVYKSSTHREGDE, encoded by the coding sequence ATGGGAAATAAGACGATGATTTACCTACTTATGTTGATCGTTCTGTTCTTTCTAATCACCGACATTTTAACATTGATGTTCAGGTCTCCGAACTTCACCGTCGAGTACTACAATTCCGATATTATCGCCGGCTATGAAGACAACGCCACGATAACTACCGTAAGTGGATTGAAGTTCAAGAGTGACAAGAAAAAGGAAGAATACATCAAAACATACAAGCAGACTTCTCTTGACACATTCAAAAAGTACTTCAGTGAAGTTTCAGACGAGATAGGAAAAAAGATCGAGGTAATAGATTTCAAATCGACAATGGATGACAAAGAAAGCATTTTGGAAATTACCGAAACTGTTGTATTAAGCGGTATTGTGCAGAAAAGCGATTCTAGTTACATTCTTGACATGGGACAAATCCGGATGAATTCGGTAGCAAATTCCACACTGAAAGTTCATCTACCCGAAGATGCAGAAATTGAAACTGTCGAACCCACACCAACCAAAAACTTGGGAACACTGCTTGTATGGAGCGGAGAGGACATAAAGACTTTCCCAAAAGTTGTTTACAAAAGTTCAACTCATCGGGAAGGGGATGAGTAA